The Paracoccus liaowanqingii genome window below encodes:
- a CDS encoding Lrp/AsnC family transcriptional regulator, protein MRPVFVQFRCEPGTTYQVAEAIYDREVVSELFSTSGDYDLIAKVYIPEDEDVGRYLSDRLFDIPHISRTLTTMTFRAF, encoded by the coding sequence ATGCGCCCCGTCTTCGTCCAGTTCCGCTGCGAGCCCGGCACGACCTATCAGGTCGCCGAGGCGATCTATGACCGCGAGGTGGTCAGCGAGCTGTTCTCGACCTCGGGCGATTACGACCTGATCGCCAAGGTCTACATCCCCGAGGACGAGGATGTCGGCCGCTACCTGTCCGACCGGCTGTTCGACATCCCCCATATCAGCCGCACGCTGACCACGATGACCTTCCGCGCCTTCTGA
- a CDS encoding MATE family efflux transporter has translation MQRHRYRPHILATLSLGLPLIGSHLARMAIGVGDTVMIGWYGVEPLAALVIATSFFHILFFLGMGFGTGLMGLIASHIASGREVEVRRGARMALWLSAGFGLAVMPLMWWSEPILLSLGQTATVSALAQEYLRIAGWGLAVVLGQLTLASYLAALERTQIVMWVTLAGLPLNLFLNWVLIFGNLGAPELGVQGAAIASVTVQVIQLLALVGYAAWLPIARQYNLFQRFWRPDWQAMRQVALVGWPIGLTMVAEGGLFVGSNIMMGWIGTSELAAHGIALQITSVTFMAHLGLSNAATVRVGQAKGRGDRSWMRDAALTICWMSLVFSAIFIAIYLLFAEALVRLYLDPADPQAPQIVALGAMLLMYAALFQLTDAFQVIALGFLRGVHDTNVPMWIAGFSYWVIGMPVAWALAFPLGFGPAGLWLGMCAGLTVAAVLLMRRFWRGHARGDWTRAPAPV, from the coding sequence ATGCAACGGCACCGGTACCGCCCCCATATCCTTGCGACGCTGTCGCTTGGCCTGCCGCTGATCGGCAGCCATCTGGCCCGCATGGCCATCGGGGTGGGCGACACGGTCATGATCGGCTGGTACGGGGTCGAGCCCCTGGCGGCGCTGGTCATCGCGACCTCGTTCTTCCACATCCTGTTCTTCCTGGGCATGGGCTTCGGCACCGGCCTGATGGGGCTGATCGCCAGCCACATCGCCTCGGGCCGCGAGGTCGAGGTGCGGCGCGGCGCCCGGATGGCGCTGTGGCTGTCGGCGGGCTTCGGGCTGGCCGTCATGCCGCTGATGTGGTGGTCCGAGCCGATCCTGCTGAGCCTGGGCCAGACCGCGACCGTGTCGGCCCTGGCGCAGGAATACCTGCGCATCGCGGGCTGGGGACTGGCCGTCGTGCTGGGGCAGCTGACGCTGGCCTCGTACCTGGCGGCGCTGGAGCGGACGCAGATCGTCATGTGGGTGACGCTGGCCGGGCTGCCCCTGAACCTGTTCCTGAATTGGGTGCTGATCTTCGGCAATCTGGGCGCGCCCGAGCTGGGCGTGCAGGGCGCGGCCATCGCCAGCGTGACGGTGCAGGTGATCCAGCTGCTGGCGCTGGTGGGCTATGCCGCCTGGCTGCCCATCGCGCGGCAGTACAACCTGTTCCAGCGCTTCTGGCGGCCCGACTGGCAGGCCATGCGGCAGGTGGCGCTGGTCGGCTGGCCCATCGGCCTGACCATGGTGGCCGAGGGCGGGCTGTTCGTCGGATCCAACATCATGATGGGCTGGATCGGCACGTCGGAACTGGCCGCCCACGGGATCGCGCTGCAGATCACCTCGGTCACCTTCATGGCGCATCTGGGTCTGTCCAACGCCGCCACCGTGCGGGTGGGCCAGGCCAAGGGGCGCGGCGACCGGTCGTGGATGCGCGACGCGGCGCTGACTATCTGCTGGATGTCGCTGGTCTTCTCGGCCATCTTCATCGCGATCTACCTGCTGTTCGCCGAGGCGCTGGTGCGGCTGTACCTGGACCCCGCCGATCCGCAGGCGCCGCAGATCGTGGCGCTGGGGGCGATGCTGCTGATGTATGCGGCACTGTTCCAGCTGACCGACGCCTTCCAGGTGATCGCGCTGGGCTTCCTGCGGGGCGTGCACGACACCAACGTGCCGATGTGGATCGCGGGCTTCAGCTATTGGGTCATCGGCATGCCGGTGGCCTGGGCGCTGGCCTTTCCCCTCGGCTTCGGACCGGCGGGGCTGTGGCTGGGCATGTGCGCGGGGCTGACCGTCGCGGCGGTGCTTCTGATGCGCCGCTTCTGGCGGGGCCATGCGCGCGGGGACTGGACCCGCGCGCCCGCCCCGGTCTAA
- a CDS encoding valine--tRNA ligase yields the protein MTMDKSFDATAAEARISAEWERLGAFAAGANASRAETFTVMIPPPNVTGSLHIGHAFNNTLQDILVRWHRMRGFDTLWQPGQDHAGIATQMVVERRMAERQEPGRREIGRDAFVEKIWAWKQESGDTIINQLKRLGASCDWSRNAFTMSGAPGAPAGEEGNFHDAVIRVFVDLYTKGIIYRGKRLVNWDPHFETAISDLEVENREVPGHMWHFKYPLAGGATYEYVERDEDGRVTLRETRDYISIATTRPETMLGDGAVAVHPSDERYAPIVGQLVEIPVGPKEHRRLIPIITDDYPDPSFGSGAVKITGAHDFNDYGVAQRNGIPLYALLDTKGAMRGDGLSYAESAAIASRAAKGEDVGDVSTVNLVPDDLRGLDRFEARSRVIEQVTAEGLAVTYLHREIEPETGAEHLERRPVVDAKPITQPFGDRSGVVIEPMLTDQWFVDTKRIVGPALEAVRDGRTQILPEQHKKVYFNWLENIEPWTISRQLWWGHQIPVWYGPRIEEGYDIEKDGMAALTYNRPQQFCAATEQDALKQAREYYGNAVEIRVSPVDFFDPLHGGQRKSPNPAAFGVGNAIRQAVQRIELSRDPDVLDTWFSSGLWPIGTLGWPEPTEELKKYFPTDVLVTGFDIIFFWVARMMMMQLEVARDVPFHTVYVHGLVRDEKGAKMSKSKGNVIDPLVLVDDFGADALRFTLTSMAAMGRDPKLGPKHVEVNRNFVTKLWNATRFAEMNGVRGGGARPDPANTVNRWIIGETARVLMVTDEALASYRFNDAATGLYAFVWGKVCDWYVEFAKPLFDGEDAEETRATMGWVLDQCYAMLHPIMPFVTEELWALTGDRTKMLVHGDWPQLGAELIDADADARMNWVIALIEAVRSARAQMGVPAGAKLDLIVTEADAPARAALMANAPLIERLARVNTPMDGAAGKGMIAVSAQGASFALPIGDVIDVAAETARLTKAVGKADKDADGLRKRLSNPKFAQNAEAEVIEETQAKLAALEDDIARLRAALDQLAAM from the coding sequence ATGACGATGGACAAGAGCTTTGACGCCACGGCCGCCGAGGCCCGGATCAGCGCCGAATGGGAACGCCTCGGCGCCTTCGCCGCCGGCGCCAATGCCTCGCGGGCCGAGACCTTCACCGTGATGATCCCGCCGCCCAACGTCACCGGCAGCCTGCATATCGGCCACGCCTTCAACAACACGCTGCAGGACATCCTGGTCCGCTGGCACCGGATGCGCGGCTTCGACACGCTGTGGCAGCCCGGGCAGGACCATGCGGGCATCGCGACCCAGATGGTCGTGGAGCGCCGCATGGCCGAGCGTCAGGAACCGGGCCGGCGCGAGATCGGCCGCGACGCCTTCGTCGAGAAGATCTGGGCGTGGAAGCAGGAATCCGGCGACACGATCATCAACCAGCTGAAGCGTTTGGGCGCCTCCTGCGACTGGTCGCGGAATGCCTTCACCATGTCGGGCGCGCCAGGTGCCCCCGCGGGCGAGGAGGGGAACTTCCACGACGCGGTGATCCGGGTCTTCGTGGACCTCTACACCAAGGGCATCATCTATCGCGGCAAGCGGCTGGTGAACTGGGACCCGCATTTCGAGACCGCGATCAGCGATCTGGAGGTCGAGAACCGCGAGGTTCCGGGCCATATGTGGCATTTCAAGTACCCGCTGGCCGGGGGCGCCACCTATGAATACGTGGAACGCGACGAGGATGGCCGTGTCACCCTGCGCGAGACGCGCGACTACATCAGCATCGCCACGACCCGGCCCGAGACGATGCTGGGCGACGGCGCGGTGGCGGTGCATCCCTCGGACGAACGGTACGCCCCCATCGTGGGCCAGCTGGTCGAGATCCCGGTGGGCCCCAAGGAACACCGCCGCCTGATCCCGATCATTACCGACGACTATCCCGACCCCAGCTTCGGGTCCGGCGCGGTCAAGATCACCGGCGCGCATGATTTCAACGATTACGGCGTGGCGCAGCGCAACGGCATTCCCCTCTATGCGCTGCTGGACACCAAGGGCGCGATGCGCGGCGACGGGCTGTCCTATGCGGAAAGCGCCGCCATCGCCTCGCGCGCGGCCAAGGGCGAGGATGTGGGCGACGTGTCGACGGTCAATCTGGTGCCCGACGACCTGCGCGGTCTGGACCGCTTCGAGGCCCGCAGCCGAGTGATCGAGCAGGTCACCGCCGAGGGGCTGGCCGTCACCTACCTGCACCGCGAGATCGAGCCCGAGACCGGCGCCGAGCATCTGGAACGCCGCCCCGTGGTGGACGCCAAGCCCATCACGCAGCCCTTCGGCGACCGCTCGGGCGTGGTGATCGAGCCGATGCTGACCGACCAGTGGTTCGTGGACACCAAGCGCATCGTCGGCCCCGCGCTGGAGGCCGTCCGCGACGGCCGTACCCAGATCCTGCCCGAGCAGCACAAGAAGGTGTACTTCAACTGGCTGGAGAATATCGAGCCCTGGACGATCTCTCGCCAGCTGTGGTGGGGGCACCAGATCCCGGTTTGGTATGGGCCGAGAATCGAAGAGGGCTACGACATCGAAAAAGATGGGATGGCTGCTCTGACATATAACAGGCCACAGCAGTTTTGCGCAGCAACCGAACAGGACGCTTTGAAGCAAGCGAGGGAATATTACGGAAACGCTGTCGAAATTCGAGTTAGCCCGGTTGATTTCTTTGATCCCCTGCATGGCGGTCAGCGCAAGAGCCCGAACCCAGCAGCTTTTGGCGTAGGTAATGCTATACGTCAGGCAGTCCAAAGGATCGAACTTTCACGCGACCCCGACGTTCTCGACACTTGGTTCTCCTCCGGCCTCTGGCCCATCGGGACGCTCGGCTGGCCGGAGCCTACCGAGGAGCTCAAGAAGTACTTCCCGACCGACGTGCTGGTCACCGGTTTCGACATCATCTTCTTCTGGGTCGCCCGGATGATGATGATGCAGCTGGAGGTGGCGCGTGACGTGCCGTTCCACACGGTCTATGTCCATGGCCTCGTGCGCGACGAGAAGGGCGCGAAGATGTCCAAGTCCAAGGGCAATGTCATCGACCCCCTCGTGCTGGTCGATGACTTCGGGGCGGATGCGCTGCGCTTCACGCTGACCTCGATGGCGGCGATGGGGCGCGATCCCAAGCTGGGGCCGAAGCATGTCGAGGTGAACCGCAACTTCGTCACCAAGCTGTGGAACGCCACCCGCTTCGCCGAGATGAACGGCGTGCGCGGCGGCGGGGCGCGGCCCGATCCGGCGAACACGGTCAACCGCTGGATCATCGGAGAGACGGCGCGCGTGCTGATGGTCACCGACGAGGCGCTGGCCTCGTACCGCTTCAACGACGCGGCGACGGGGCTTTACGCCTTCGTCTGGGGCAAGGTCTGCGACTGGTACGTGGAATTCGCAAAGCCCCTGTTCGATGGCGAGGATGCCGAGGAGACGCGGGCCACGATGGGCTGGGTGCTGGACCAGTGCTACGCCATGCTGCACCCGATCATGCCCTTCGTCACCGAGGAGCTGTGGGCGCTGACCGGGGATCGCACGAAGATGCTGGTCCATGGCGACTGGCCCCAGCTTGGCGCCGAGCTGATCGACGCGGATGCCGACGCCCGGATGAACTGGGTGATCGCGCTGATCGAGGCGGTGCGATCCGCCCGCGCCCAGATGGGCGTGCCGGCGGGCGCCAAGCTGGACCTGATCGTGACCGAGGCGGATGCCCCGGCCCGCGCCGCCCTGATGGCCAATGCGCCCCTGATCGAGCGGCTGGCCCGGGTGAATACGCCCATGGACGGCGCGGCGGGCAAGGGGATGATCGCCGTCTCGGCCCAGGGGGCCAGCTTCGCGCTGCCCATCGGCGACGTGATCGACGTGGCGGCCGAGACGGCGCGCCTGACCAAGGCCGTGGGCAAGGCCGACAAGGATGCCGACGGGCTGCGCAAGCGGCTGTCCAATCCCAAGTTCGCCCAGAATGCCGAGGCCGAGGTGATCGAGGAGACGCAAGCCAAGCTGGCGGCGCTGGAGGATGACATCGCCCGCCTGCGCGCGGCGCTGGATCAGCTGGCGGCGATGTGA
- the pyrC gene encoding dihydroorotase — protein MDLIFRNARLIDPEAQTDALGSLRVTDGVIAGRGAPEEPAPEGATVIDAQGRALAPGLIDWGVKIGEPGERHKESFRSAGRAAAAGGVTTLVARPDTTPPLDTPEALEFVARRAADAPVNIRHMAALTKGREGREMVEIGFLTDLGAVAFTDGVRVVRDSKLMSRCMTYARGLDALIMGHPQDPGLTHGAVATSGKFASLYGIPAVSPMAEVMGLDRDLALVAMTRGRYHADQITVAASLPALIRAREAGFDVTAGISIHHLTLNEFDVGDYRTFFRFTPPLRSEDDRLSMVQAVAEGLIDTIASFHTPQDEESKRLPFEAAAPGAVGLQTLLPAALRLYHQGGLTLPQLFRAMSLNPARRLGLPGGRLSEGAPADLILFDPDAPFVLDRFALLSKSKNTPFDGARMQGRVLGTWVAGTPVFGDLA, from the coding sequence ATGGACCTGATCTTCCGCAATGCCCGCCTGATCGACCCCGAGGCGCAGACGGATGCCCTGGGCAGCCTGCGCGTCACCGATGGCGTGATCGCCGGACGCGGCGCCCCCGAGGAGCCCGCCCCCGAAGGCGCGACCGTCATCGACGCGCAGGGCCGTGCGCTGGCGCCGGGCCTCATCGACTGGGGCGTCAAGATCGGCGAGCCGGGCGAGCGGCACAAGGAAAGCTTCCGCAGCGCCGGGCGCGCGGCGGCGGCGGGCGGCGTGACCACCCTGGTGGCCCGCCCCGACACCACGCCCCCCCTCGACACGCCCGAGGCGCTGGAGTTCGTCGCCCGCCGCGCCGCCGACGCCCCCGTGAACATCCGCCACATGGCCGCGCTGACCAAGGGCCGCGAGGGCCGCGAGATGGTCGAGATCGGCTTTCTGACCGATCTGGGCGCGGTGGCCTTCACCGACGGGGTGCGCGTAGTGCGCGACAGCAAGCTGATGTCGCGCTGCATGACCTATGCCCGCGGTCTGGACGCGCTGATCATGGGCCATCCGCAGGATCCCGGCCTGACCCACGGCGCGGTGGCGACCAGCGGCAAGTTCGCGTCCCTCTATGGCATCCCCGCCGTCTCGCCCATGGCCGAGGTGATGGGGCTGGACCGCGACCTGGCGCTGGTCGCGATGACGCGCGGGCGCTATCACGCCGACCAGATCACGGTGGCGGCCAGCCTGCCCGCCCTGATCCGCGCGCGCGAGGCGGGCTTCGACGTGACGGCGGGCATCTCGATCCACCACCTGACGCTGAACGAATTCGACGTGGGCGATTACCGCACCTTCTTCCGCTTCACGCCGCCTCTGCGGTCCGAGGATGACCGCCTGTCCATGGTCCAGGCCGTGGCCGAGGGGCTGATCGACACCATCGCCAGCTTCCACACGCCGCAGGACGAGGAATCCAAGCGCCTGCCCTTCGAGGCGGCAGCCCCCGGCGCCGTGGGCCTGCAGACCCTGCTGCCCGCCGCCCTGCGCCTCTATCACCAGGGCGGCCTGACCCTGCCGCAGCTGTTCCGGGCGATGTCGCTGAACCCCGCCCGCCGCCTGGGCCTGCCCGGCGGCCGGCTGTCGGAGGGCGCACCCGCCGACCTGATCCTCTTCGATCCCGACGCGCCCTTCGTGCTGGACCGCTTCGCGTTGCTGTCCAAATCCAAGAACACCCCCTTCGACGGCGCCCGGATGCAGGGCCGCGTCCTGGGCACCTGGGTCGCGGGCACCCCCGTCTTCGGAGACCTCGCATGA
- a CDS encoding pyridoxal phosphate-dependent aminotransferase, with protein sequence MPRFAPLPASLPQTVPFIGPETLERRRGAPFAARLGANESAFGPSPLAARAMREAVGGIWKYGDAPGHDLTQALAAHLGVQPANIMLGEGIDGLLGTLVRLMVAPGDAVVTSDGAYPTFNYHVMGFGGVLHKVPYRDDAEDPQALLQAARDTQARLIYLANPDNPMGSWHKGAVIAAMLDELPPDGLLVLDEAYAEFAPAEAIPEIDPADPRVIRMRTFSKAYGLAGARIGYAIGAPDLIAGFDRIRNHFGVNRIAQAGALAALADQGWLAHVVASVTAARDRIARIGAENGLTALPSATNFVALDTHRDGAVARALVAALEAEDVFVRMPGVAPLDRCIRISCAPDPELDVLAQALPRALATAASSS encoded by the coding sequence ATGCCCCGTTTCGCGCCCCTGCCCGCCAGCCTGCCGCAGACCGTCCCCTTCATCGGCCCCGAGACGCTGGAGCGGCGGCGCGGCGCCCCCTTCGCGGCCCGCCTCGGCGCCAATGAAAGCGCCTTCGGCCCCAGCCCGCTGGCGGCGCGGGCCATGCGCGAGGCGGTGGGCGGCATCTGGAAGTACGGCGACGCCCCCGGCCATGATCTGACGCAGGCGCTGGCCGCCCATCTGGGCGTGCAGCCCGCCAACATCATGCTGGGCGAGGGGATCGACGGGCTACTGGGCACGCTGGTGCGGCTGATGGTGGCGCCGGGCGATGCCGTGGTGACCTCGGACGGGGCCTATCCGACCTTCAACTATCACGTGATGGGCTTCGGGGGCGTGCTGCACAAGGTGCCCTATCGCGACGATGCCGAGGATCCGCAGGCCCTGCTGCAGGCCGCCCGTGACACGCAGGCGCGGCTGATCTACCTGGCCAATCCCGACAACCCGATGGGCAGCTGGCACAAGGGCGCAGTGATCGCGGCGATGCTGGACGAGTTGCCCCCCGACGGCTTGCTGGTGCTGGACGAGGCCTATGCCGAATTCGCCCCCGCCGAGGCCATCCCCGAAATCGACCCCGCCGATCCCCGGGTGATCCGGATGCGCACCTTCTCAAAGGCCTACGGGCTGGCGGGCGCGCGGATCGGCTATGCGATCGGCGCCCCGGACCTGATCGCGGGCTTCGACCGCATCCGCAACCATTTCGGCGTCAACCGCATCGCGCAGGCGGGCGCGCTGGCGGCGCTGGCCGACCAGGGATGGCTGGCCCATGTCGTGGCCTCGGTCACCGCCGCCCGCGACCGCATCGCCCGGATCGGCGCCGAAAACGGCCTGACCGCGCTGCCCTCCGCCACCAATTTCGTGGCGCTGGACACCCATCGCGACGGCGCCGTCGCCCGCGCCCTCGTGGCCGCGCTCGAGGCCGAGGATGTCTTCGTCCGCATGCCCGGCGTGGCGCCCCTGGACCGCTGCATCCGCATCAGCTGCGCCCCCGACCCGGAACTGGACGTGCTGGCCCAAGCCCTCCCCCGCGCCCTGGCGACAGCCGCATCTTCTTCATGA
- a CDS encoding aspartate carbamoyltransferase catalytic subunit encodes MSFRARHLLGIDHLKPDEITELLDLAQDYAALNRRTVKHSDALAGMTLINMFFENSTRTQASFELAGKRLGADVMNMAVSQSSVKKGETLIDTALTLNAMQPDLLVVRHPQSGAVNLLAEKVNCAVINAGDGRHEHPTQALLDALTIRRAKGRLHRLTIAICGDIAHSRVARSNLILLGKMENRIRLIGPATLMPAGVGDMGVELYEDMREGLKGVDVVMMLRLQKERMDGGFIPSEREYFHRFGLDAEKLALAAPDAIVMHPGPMNRGVEIDGTLADDINRSVIQDQVEMGVAVRMAALDLLARNLRASRGRTAVGEP; translated from the coding sequence ATGAGCTTTCGCGCCCGCCACCTTCTGGGCATCGACCATCTCAAGCCCGACGAGATCACCGAGCTGCTGGACCTAGCCCAGGATTACGCGGCGCTGAACCGGCGCACGGTCAAGCATTCCGACGCGCTGGCGGGCATGACGCTGATCAACATGTTCTTCGAGAACTCGACCCGCACCCAAGCCAGCTTCGAGCTGGCGGGCAAGCGCTTGGGCGCCGACGTGATGAACATGGCCGTCAGCCAGTCCAGCGTGAAGAAGGGCGAGACGCTGATCGACACCGCGCTGACGCTGAACGCGATGCAGCCCGACCTGCTGGTCGTGCGCCACCCGCAATCCGGGGCGGTGAACCTGCTGGCCGAAAAGGTGAACTGCGCGGTCATCAATGCGGGCGACGGGCGGCACGAACATCCCACGCAGGCGCTGCTGGACGCGCTGACCATCCGCCGCGCCAAGGGGCGGCTGCACCGCCTGACCATCGCCATCTGCGGCGACATCGCCCACAGCCGCGTGGCCCGGTCCAACCTGATCCTCTTAGGCAAGATGGAGAACCGCATCCGCCTGATCGGCCCCGCCACGCTGATGCCCGCCGGCGTCGGCGACATGGGGGTCGAGCTCTACGAGGACATGCGCGAGGGACTGAAGGGCGTCGATGTCGTGATGATGCTGCGCCTGCAGAAGGAGCGCATGGATGGCGGCTTCATCCCGTCCGAGCGCGAATACTTCCACCGCTTCGGGCTGGATGCCGAGAAACTGGCCCTCGCCGCGCCCGATGCCATCGTCATGCATCCGGGGCCCATGAACCGGGGCGTCGAGATCGACGGCACGCTGGCCGACGACATCAACCGCAGCGTCATCCAGGACCAGGTCGAGATGGGCGTCGCCGTCCGCATGGCGGCGCTGGACCTTCTGGCCCGCAACCTGCGCGCCAGCCGTGGCCGCACCGCCGTCGGAGAGCCGTGA